The Longimicrobium sp. genomic sequence GGCGGCGCAGGCGGGTCCACGGGAGTGCCGGCCTTCATCAGCGCCGGCACTAGCGACTGGTCGTCGTCGATGGGGAGCGAGCCGTGCTGAAGGATCACGCCCCGCTCCCGCCGCTGCGCGCTCCCCACCAGCTTGCCGCCCGCCGCCGTCACCTCGCCCTCCACCGGCTGCTCGAAGCACGGGGCCAGCGAGGGGATGGGCGCACGCCCCTGTCCCGCGGGCTGAAGGCGGGCGTCGATGCCCAGGCGCCGCAGCCCCGCGACCAGGGCGCGGTTGATGGCCGCGTACGCCTGGCGAGGCGAGCCCAGCACCCCGTCCCGCACGATGACGGAATAGGTCAGCTCGCGGTGGTGCAGGACGGCCCGCCCGCCGGTGGGCCGTCGGACGACGTCGATGCCGCGCCGCCCGATCTCGTCCCGGTCGTACCCGTCGGAGGGCTGGTTGCGGCCCAGCGACAGGCAGGCGGGGGTCCAGCGGTAGAAGCGCAGGATGGGCACGCCGCCGTCGCGCACGCCGTCCGCGAGCGCCTCGTCCACGGCCATGTTCCACGCACCGGGCGCGGGGGGCGTGTCGAGCAGGCGCCACGCGGTTCGTACGGCGTCGGTTGAGGAGAGCATGTGCGGCGGATGGTAGGCCGCGGATGGTGCGGGCGTCAAGGGACGCGGGAGGGACTGAGTGAATCGCAGGGTGGGCGTCGGCTGGTGCGACAGGCAGGCCCGGTGCTCGGGCCGGCGCCCCCCATCCCCAGCCCTTCCCCCGCAAACTGCGCGGGGGAAGGGAGCCAGTCGAGTGCGCGGGGCCAGCGGCGGCGCAACTTTCGAATCGTGGAAAAACAGACAGCCGCGGAGGTGCACCCTCCGCGGCTCATCCGTTCCTCCGCGCCTCCGCGTGATGCCCTCCGTCCTCGCGGACGAAAAGAATCAGAGCTCGTAGCTGCCGCCCGGCTCCAGGATTTCCACGCGCGCGGCCTCGCCCACCATCTCCCGGAAGCTCTCGGGGTTCTGGTTGATGA encodes the following:
- a CDS encoding lipoate--protein ligase family protein, translated to MLSSTDAVRTAWRLLDTPPAPGAWNMAVDEALADGVRDGGVPILRFYRWTPACLSLGRNQPSDGYDRDEIGRRGIDVVRRPTGGRAVLHHRELTYSVIVRDGVLGSPRQAYAAINRALVAGLRRLGIDARLQPAGQGRAPIPSLAPCFEQPVEGEVTAAGGKLVGSAQRRERGVILQHGSLPIDDDQSLVPALMKAGTPVDPPAPPATLSALLGRAPEWDELVGALAAGWEETVGVRLERGGLSGAEMRGAEGHRGHYENPAWTWHR